The Dermochelys coriacea isolate rDerCor1 chromosome 7, rDerCor1.pri.v4, whole genome shotgun sequence genome window below encodes:
- the MFSD13A gene encoding transmembrane protein 180 has translation MGLRLLGCLFNLPTAVIYGSLSLFVSILHNVFLLYYVDTFVSVYKIDKLSFWIGETVFLIWNSLNDPFFGWLSDRVFLSTQQSGVEISSPEVILKRLKALSRNGPLFAISFLAFWVSWAHPGLQFLLCLCLYDSFLTMVDLNHSALLADLAVSARDRTSLNFYCSLFSAIGSFSVFMSYAVWNKDDFFSFRIFCVALALCSVAGFALATGLLRQRFETEVKVKWDQESTLKELYIEQPSAPLEKRITLGEYLKQLSRHHNFLWFVCMNLVQVFHCHFNSNFFPLFLEHLLSDRISLSTGSFLLGISYIAPHLNNLYFLSLCQRYGVYVVVQGLFFLKLALSIIMLLAGPDQVYLLCIFIASNRVFTEGTCKLLNLVVTDLVDEDFVLNRRKQAASALLFGMVALVTKPGQTFAPLIGTWLLCTYTGYDIFQRAPLSNVVSAQPKLASNTAWEPTLRQGCFYLLVFIPITCALLQLLSWSQFSLHGRRLQTVKSQRQSLTQSRSQEIKMI, from the exons ATGGGTTTGCGACTGTTGGGTTGTCTCTTTAATTTACCCACTGCTGTGATCTATGGGTCCCTGTCcctctttgtttccattttgcacaATGTATTCCTCCTATATTATGTGGACACCTTTGTTTCTGTTTACAAGATTGATAAACTGTCCTTTTGGATTGGGGAG ACAGTATTTCTAATTTGGAACAGCCTCAATGACCCTTTCTTTGGCTGGTTGAGTGACCGGGTATTTCTTAGCACACAACA GTCAGGGGTGGAGATCTCCTCACCAGAAGTCATTCTGAAGAGACTTAAGGCACTGAGCCGCAACGGGCCCCTTTTTGCCATCTCTTTCCTGGCTTTCTGGGTTTCGTGGGCCCACCCAGGTCTgcagttcctcctctgcctctgTCTCTATGACAGCTTTCTTACCATGGTGGATCTCAACCACAGCGCCTTGCTCGCAGACCTTGCTGTTTCTGCAAGAGACAGAACTAGCCTAAATTTCTACTGCTCGCTTTTTAGTGCCATCGGTTCCTTCTCTGTCTTCATGTCCTATGCAGTGTGGAACAAAGACGACTTCTTTTCTTTCCGGATATTTTGTGTGGCGCTGGCTCTCTGCTCTGTTGCTGGATTTGCTCTGGCAACGGGGCTGCTCAGACAACGATTTGAGACTGAAGTGAAAGTGAAATGGGACCAAGAATCAACTTTAAAAGA ATTGTACATTGAGCAACCATCTGCCCCGCTGGAGAAGAGGATTACGTTGGGAGAATATCTCAAACAGCTGTCCCGGCACCACAACTTCCTCTGGTTCGTCTGTATGAACCTAGTACAG GTTTTTCACTGCCACTTTAACAGCAacttcttccctctcttcttgGAACACTTGCTGTCAGATCGGATCTCTCTCTCTACAGGATCCTTCCTACTAG GTATTTCCTACATCGCCCCTCATCTCAACAACCTctattttctgtctctctgtcAAAGATATGGGGTTTACGTGGTGGTGCAAGGGCTTTTCTTCCTGAAACTGGCTCTCAGCATCATCATGCTTCTAGCTGGACCCGACCAGGTGTATCTGCTCTGCATCTTCATAGCCAG TAACCGGGTGTTCACAGAAGGAACGTGCAAGCTGCTGAACCTGGTTGTCACTGACCTGGTGGATGAGGATTTTGTCTTGAACCGCAGGAAGCAGGCCGCCTCAGCACTGTTGTTTGGGATGGTTGCCTTGGTAACCAAGCCAGGCCAGACCTTTGCCCCCCTGATTGGCACCTGGTTGCTCTGTACTTATACTG GTTATGACATTTTCCAGCGGGCCCCTCTGAGCAACGTGGTGAGTGCCCAACCAAAGCTGGCATCCAACACAGCCTGGGAACCAACTCTGCGCCAGGGCTGCTTTTACCTCCTCGTCTTCATCCCCATCACATGTGCATTAttgcagctcctcagctggtcgCAGTTCAGCCTGCATGGAAGGCGCCTCCAGACGGTCAAGTCCCAGCGCCAGAGCCTGACTCAGAGTCGATCACAAGAGATCAAAATGATCTAG